One Leisingera sp. M658 genomic window carries:
- a CDS encoding cytochrome c oxidase subunit II: MLIAVVLVLIVAGSVAFHLLSPWWWTPIASNWDYIDDTLVITFWITGAVFAAVVLFTAYCVWKFRHRPGHKAEFDPENKRLELWLTGVTAVGVAAMLVPGLFVWKQFVTVPEDATELEVFGQQWSWAYRLPGADGVLGTADAEWVNGENPLGVNPHDRFGKDDLIVEGGEVYLPVDKPVKLLLRSIDVLHNFYVPEFRAKMDMVPGMVTYIWLIPTRTGTFEVLCAEYCGTAHPFMRGYVSVVEAEEYQEWLQEQLTFEEYANGGSETGAGTRLARR, translated from the coding sequence ATGCTGATTGCGGTCGTGCTTGTGCTGATCGTGGCGGGGTCTGTTGCGTTCCATCTGTTAAGTCCGTGGTGGTGGACGCCGATCGCGTCGAATTGGGACTATATCGACGATACGCTGGTTATAACTTTCTGGATCACCGGCGCGGTGTTTGCCGCGGTGGTCTTGTTTACGGCTTATTGCGTCTGGAAATTCCGCCACCGGCCCGGGCACAAGGCGGAATTCGACCCGGAAAACAAACGGCTGGAGCTGTGGCTGACCGGGGTGACCGCTGTGGGAGTGGCGGCGATGCTGGTGCCGGGGCTGTTTGTGTGGAAGCAGTTCGTCACCGTGCCTGAAGACGCCACTGAACTTGAGGTCTTCGGCCAGCAGTGGAGCTGGGCCTACCGGCTGCCCGGCGCTGACGGGGTGCTGGGCACCGCCGATGCGGAATGGGTGAACGGGGAAAACCCCTTGGGTGTCAATCCGCATGACCGCTTTGGCAAGGATGACCTTATAGTCGAGGGCGGTGAGGTGTATCTGCCGGTGGATAAGCCGGTGAAGCTGCTGCTGCGCTCGATCGATGTGCTGCACAATTTCTACGTGCCTGAATTCCGCGCCAAGATGGACATGGTGCCTGGCATGGTCACCTATATCTGGCTCATCCCCACCCGCACCGGCACCTTTGAAGTGTTATGCGCCGAGTACTGCGGCACCGCCCATCCCTTCATGCGCGGCTATGTGAGCGTTGTGGAGGCGGAGGAATACCAGGAGTGGCTGCAGGAGCAGCTGACTTTTGAAGAATATGCCAATGGGGGCTCTGAAACCGGAGCCGGAACCAGGCTCGCACGGCGCTGA
- a CDS encoding cbb3-type cytochrome c oxidase subunit I has product MTDYLPEPDSNLPPREVADVMPPHAHSWIGKYVFSQDAKYIAIQYSGTAIAIGMVALVLSWLMRLQLGFPGTFDFITAEAYYQFVTMHGMIMVVYLLTAIFLGGFGNYLIPLMVGARDMVFPFVNMLSFWIYLLAVLVLVASFFVPGGPTGAGWTLYPPQAVLSGTPGGAQGGIILMLLSLILFIIGFTMGGLNYAVTVLQARTRGMTMMRLPLTVWGIFTATVMALLAFPALFVACVMMLFDRLLGTSFFMPTLVELGEKLSYGGGSPIAFQHLFWFFGHPEVYIVALPAFGIVSDLIAVHARKTVFGYRMMVWAIVIIGALSFIVWAHHMYVSGMHPWFGFFFATTTLIIAIPTAIKVYNWVLTLWKGDIHLTIPMLFALGFIVTFVNGGLTGLFLGNVVVDVPLSDTMFVVAHFHMVMGVAPIMVIFGAIYHWYPLMTGRLLNNAMGQIHFWVTFIGAYAIFFPMHYVGLVGVPRRYFELGEPEFLTAPVEGLNAFISSAALIVGAAQLLFLFNILWSLRHGRRSGGNPWRAASLEWQTPEIPPRHGNWDELPNVYRWAYDYSLPGAAEDYVAQTDPWVPDGQGRRL; this is encoded by the coding sequence ATGACCGACTACTTGCCTGAACCGGACAGCAATCTGCCGCCGCGCGAAGTGGCCGATGTGATGCCGCCGCATGCGCACAGCTGGATCGGCAAATACGTCTTCTCGCAGGATGCCAAATACATCGCCATCCAATACTCCGGCACCGCCATTGCAATTGGCATGGTGGCGCTGGTGCTGTCGTGGCTGATGCGGCTGCAGCTGGGCTTTCCCGGCACTTTCGACTTCATCACGGCCGAGGCCTATTACCAGTTTGTCACCATGCATGGGATGATCATGGTGGTCTATCTGCTGACAGCGATCTTCCTGGGGGGCTTCGGCAATTACCTGATCCCGCTGATGGTCGGTGCGCGCGATATGGTGTTTCCCTTCGTCAATATGCTCAGCTTCTGGATCTACCTGCTGGCAGTTCTGGTGCTGGTGGCCAGCTTCTTTGTTCCTGGCGGCCCCACCGGCGCAGGCTGGACGCTGTACCCGCCGCAGGCGGTGCTGTCCGGCACCCCAGGCGGCGCGCAGGGCGGGATCATCCTGATGCTGCTCTCGCTGATCCTGTTCATCATCGGTTTCACCATGGGCGGGCTGAACTATGCCGTCACCGTGCTGCAGGCCCGCACCCGCGGCATGACAATGATGCGGCTGCCGCTGACGGTCTGGGGGATCTTCACCGCCACGGTGATGGCGTTGCTGGCGTTTCCAGCGCTGTTTGTGGCCTGCGTGATGATGCTGTTCGACCGGCTGCTGGGCACCTCTTTCTTCATGCCGACGCTGGTGGAACTGGGTGAAAAGCTCAGCTATGGCGGCGGCAGCCCGATTGCGTTTCAGCATCTGTTCTGGTTTTTCGGCCACCCCGAAGTATACATCGTGGCACTGCCCGCCTTCGGTATCGTCTCCGATCTGATTGCCGTGCATGCGCGCAAGACGGTGTTCGGGTACCGGATGATGGTCTGGGCGATCGTTATCATCGGCGCGCTCAGCTTTATTGTCTGGGCACACCATATGTATGTCTCGGGCATGCACCCATGGTTCGGCTTTTTCTTTGCCACCACCACGCTGATCATCGCCATTCCCACGGCCATCAAAGTCTACAACTGGGTGCTGACCCTGTGGAAAGGCGACATCCACCTGACCATCCCGATGCTGTTTGCGCTGGGCTTTATCGTCACCTTCGTGAACGGCGGGCTGACGGGGCTGTTCCTGGGCAATGTGGTGGTTGATGTGCCGCTGTCGGACACGATGTTTGTAGTCGCCCATTTCCACATGGTGATGGGGGTGGCGCCGATCATGGTGATCTTTGGCGCGATCTATCACTGGTATCCGCTGATGACCGGCCGGCTGCTGAACAACGCTATGGGGCAGATCCATTTCTGGGTCACCTTCATTGGCGCTTATGCGATCTTCTTCCCGATGCATTATGTCGGACTTGTCGGCGTGCCGCGCCGCTATTTTGAGCTTGGCGAGCCGGAGTTCCTCACCGCACCGGTGGAAGGGCTGAATGCCTTCATTTCATCGGCGGCGCTGATAGTCGGCGCGGCGCAGCTGCTGTTCCTGTTCAATATCCTCTGGAGCCTGCGCCACGGGCGCCGATCAGGCGGCAACCCTTGGCGTGCGGCCTCGCTGGAGTGGCAAACACCTGAAATCCCACCCCGGCACGGCAATTGGGACGAGCTGCCCAATGTCTACCGCTGGGCCTACGATTACAGCCTGCCCGGCGCGGCTGAGGATTACGTCGCGCAGACTGACCCTTGGGTGCCGGACGGGCAGGGGCGGCGGCTGTGA
- a CDS encoding cytochrome c oxidase subunit 3: MTVILAFLALVALAAGLWLSQQHLAAKPWLETGIAPLAGHGPGRAPGFIFIAVFVTVIGGLFAMLGSAFVMQIEETPWELVPLPGRVWLNTVLLLLASLCLQFVVMSARAGTQRWLRGSLIAASIATLAFLAGQMQVWITLTDGGYRLDGTPAASFFYLITGLHGLHMLGGIIALAVVCLRHAGTGTGSGDVKTLLPGVRLCALYWHALLAFWLMLFALLQGWGNAFLALCRAAVS, from the coding sequence GTGACTGTCATCCTCGCCTTTCTGGCGCTGGTGGCGCTGGCTGCGGGGCTGTGGCTGTCGCAGCAGCATCTGGCCGCCAAGCCCTGGCTGGAAACCGGGATTGCGCCCTTGGCGGGTCACGGTCCGGGCCGGGCGCCGGGTTTCATCTTCATAGCGGTCTTTGTAACGGTGATCGGCGGGCTGTTTGCCATGCTGGGCAGCGCCTTTGTCATGCAGATCGAAGAAACCCCGTGGGAGCTGGTGCCGCTGCCGGGCCGGGTCTGGCTGAACACGGTTTTGCTGCTGCTGGCCAGCCTGTGTCTGCAATTTGTGGTGATGTCCGCACGGGCAGGCACGCAGCGCTGGCTGCGCGGCAGCCTGATTGCAGCAAGCATCGCCACACTCGCCTTTCTGGCCGGCCAGATGCAGGTGTGGATCACCTTGACCGATGGCGGCTACCGGCTGGATGGCACTCCGGCGGCGAGTTTCTTCTATCTGATCACCGGCCTGCACGGGCTGCACATGCTGGGCGGTATTATCGCGCTGGCGGTGGTTTGCCTGCGCCATGCCGGGACCGGAACCGGATCAGGGGACGTCAAGACGCTGCTGCCGGGTGTGCGGCTTTGCGCGCTCTATTGGCACGCGCTGCTGGCCTTCTGGCTGATGCTGTTTGCGCTGCTGCAGGGCTGGGGCAATGCGTTTCTGGCGCTTTGCCGCGCGGCTGTGAGTTGA
- a CDS encoding heme-copper oxidase subunit III family protein: MEHPLQGQDQTLQQQGHSGFAADWGSDQRAFKKVSWGKAMMWILLLSDTFVFACFLVAYLNARNSTTVEWPNASEVFALHIGGANLPLILIAIMTFVLISSSGTMAMAVNCAYRKARKATAVLMLATAALGAAFVGMQAFEWSKLISEGVRPWGNPWGAEQFGASFFMITGFHGTHVTIGVIFLVIVARRVWRGDFDRNQRSWMSAGNGDYEAVEIMGLYWHFVDLVWVFIFAFFYLW; the protein is encoded by the coding sequence ATGGAACACCCATTGCAAGGCCAGGACCAGACGCTGCAGCAGCAGGGCCATAGCGGCTTTGCCGCCGATTGGGGGTCGGACCAGCGCGCCTTCAAGAAGGTCTCCTGGGGCAAGGCGATGATGTGGATCCTGCTGCTGAGCGATACCTTCGTCTTTGCCTGCTTCCTTGTTGCCTACCTGAATGCCCGCAACTCCACCACCGTTGAATGGCCTAACGCCAGCGAGGTTTTTGCCCTGCATATCGGCGGCGCCAACCTGCCGCTGATCCTGATTGCCATCATGACCTTTGTGCTGATCTCTTCCTCCGGCACCATGGCGATGGCGGTGAACTGCGCCTACCGCAAGGCGCGCAAGGCCACGGCCGTGCTGATGCTGGCCACTGCCGCGCTGGGCGCCGCCTTTGTCGGCATGCAGGCGTTTGAATGGTCCAAGCTGATTTCTGAGGGCGTGCGCCCCTGGGGCAACCCTTGGGGGGCCGAGCAATTCGGCGCCAGTTTCTTTATGATCACCGGCTTTCACGGCACCCATGTCACCATTGGAGTGATCTTTCTGGTGATCGTCGCCCGCCGGGTCTGGCGCGGTGATTTCGACCGCAACCAGCGCAGCTGGATGTCGGCGGGCAACGGCGACTATGAGGCGGTGGAGATCATGGGGCTTTACTGGCACTTCGTCGACCTGGTCTGGGTCTTTATCTTTGCATTCTTCTATCTGTGGTAG
- a CDS encoding cytochrome C oxidase subunit IV family protein, with product MTDSPQTAEASAMAHDEGQQHPLKLYFSVWILLFVLSAASYWVDYAQLQGLLRWSLILIFMTLKAGLIIAVFMHMAWERLALIYAVLLPPLAMIGLLAILIIESDYTAETRVIEFGQGSAAIE from the coding sequence ATGACAGATTCACCGCAAACCGCCGAGGCCTCAGCGATGGCGCATGACGAGGGGCAGCAGCATCCGTTAAAGCTCTATTTTTCAGTCTGGATACTGCTGTTCGTGCTTAGCGCCGCCTCCTACTGGGTCGATTACGCCCAGTTGCAGGGGCTATTGCGCTGGAGCCTGATCCTGATCTTCATGACGCTGAAGGCGGGGCTGATCATCGCGGTCTTCATGCATATGGCCTGGGAGCGGCTGGCGCTGATTTATGCGGTTCTGCTGCCGCCCCTGGCGATGATCGGGCTGCTGGCAATCCTGATCATCGAGTCGGATTACACGGCAGAAACACGGGTGATCGAATTCGGCCAGGGAAGTGCAGCAATCGAATAA
- the katG gene encoding catalase/peroxidase HPI, translating to MDGNTPAGKCPVMHGAALNTDAGGTSNQDWWPNQLNLKILHQHSPKSNPMGADFSYAEAFNKLDLEAVKKDLFALMTDSQDWWPADYGHYGGLFIRMAWHSAGTYRTADGRGGGGTANQRFAPVNSWPDNGNLDKARRLLWPVKQKYGNSISWGDLIILAGNCAIESMGGPVFGFGGGREDIWAPEEDIYWGTETEWLGDKRYSGDRDLENPLAAVQMGLIYVNPEGPNGNPDPVASGLDVRDTFARMGMNDEETVALVAGGHTFGKAHGAGDPELVGAEPEAGSMEQMGLGWINAHGSGKGGDTTTSGIEGAWKPNPTTWDMGYFDVLFGYEWKLEKSPAGAQQWHAQNVAPEHMVVDAHDPSKRHAPMMTTADMSLRMDPVYEKISRDFHANPEKFADAFARAWFKLCHRDMGPKSRYLGADVPAEDLIWQDPLPAVDHALVDEQDTSQLKATILATGLSVSELVTTAWASASTFRGSDMRGGANGGRIRLAPQKDWEVNQPDQLAKVLNTLEGIQSAFNASAAGGKKISMADLIVLAGCAGVEEAAKAAGHPVSVPFTPGRTDASQEQTDAEGFAVLEPEADGFRNYQKAAYSVPAEKMLVDRAQLLTLGAPEMTALVGGLRVLGANHGGSKHGVFTDRVGVLSTDFFTNITDAGVEWKPADDGTYEGRDRASEAVKWTGTRADLVFGSNSQLRALAEVYAQADGEAAFVRNFVAAWVKVMNADRFDLAA from the coding sequence ATGGACGGAAACACCCCCGCAGGAAAATGCCCGGTGATGCACGGCGCGGCGCTGAACACCGATGCCGGCGGCACCTCGAACCAGGATTGGTGGCCGAACCAGCTGAACCTGAAGATCCTGCATCAGCATTCGCCCAAGTCGAACCCGATGGGGGCTGATTTCAGCTATGCCGAGGCCTTCAACAAGCTGGACCTGGAAGCGGTGAAGAAGGATCTGTTTGCGCTGATGACCGACAGCCAGGACTGGTGGCCAGCGGACTATGGCCATTACGGCGGGCTGTTTATCCGGATGGCCTGGCACAGCGCAGGCACCTACCGCACCGCGGACGGGCGCGGCGGCGGCGGCACCGCCAACCAGCGGTTTGCGCCGGTGAACTCCTGGCCGGATAACGGCAACCTGGACAAGGCGCGCCGCCTGCTGTGGCCGGTCAAGCAGAAGTACGGCAACAGCATTTCGTGGGGCGATCTGATAATCCTGGCAGGCAACTGTGCCATAGAATCAATGGGCGGCCCAGTATTCGGCTTTGGCGGCGGCCGCGAGGATATTTGGGCGCCGGAGGAAGACATCTATTGGGGCACCGAGACCGAGTGGCTGGGCGACAAGCGCTATTCCGGCGACCGTGACCTGGAGAACCCGCTGGCCGCTGTGCAGATGGGCCTGATCTATGTGAACCCCGAAGGGCCGAACGGCAACCCGGATCCGGTGGCCTCGGGGCTGGATGTGCGGGACACCTTTGCCCGCATGGGGATGAACGATGAGGAAACCGTGGCGCTGGTTGCGGGCGGCCATACCTTTGGCAAGGCGCATGGCGCCGGCGATCCTGAGCTGGTCGGAGCTGAACCTGAAGCCGGATCGATGGAGCAAATGGGCCTTGGCTGGATCAATGCTCATGGCTCCGGCAAGGGCGGCGACACTACGACCTCGGGTATCGAGGGCGCCTGGAAGCCGAACCCGACAACCTGGGACATGGGCTATTTCGACGTGCTGTTCGGATATGAGTGGAAGCTGGAGAAAAGCCCCGCAGGTGCGCAGCAATGGCACGCGCAGAACGTGGCACCGGAGCATATGGTGGTAGACGCGCATGACCCCAGCAAGCGGCATGCGCCGATGATGACCACCGCCGACATGTCGCTGCGGATGGACCCTGTGTACGAGAAAATCTCGCGCGATTTCCATGCCAACCCGGAGAAATTCGCCGATGCCTTTGCCCGCGCCTGGTTCAAGCTGTGCCACCGCGACATGGGTCCGAAGTCGCGCTATCTGGGCGCGGATGTGCCTGCCGAGGATCTGATCTGGCAGGATCCGCTCCCGGCAGTGGATCATGCGCTGGTGGACGAACAGGACACCTCGCAGCTGAAGGCCACGATCCTGGCAACCGGGCTTTCGGTTTCTGAGCTGGTCACCACCGCCTGGGCTTCGGCCTCGACCTTCCGCGGCTCCGACATGCGCGGCGGCGCGAATGGCGGCCGTATCCGTCTGGCACCGCAAAAGGACTGGGAGGTGAACCAGCCGGACCAGTTGGCCAAGGTGCTGAACACCCTGGAAGGCATCCAATCCGCGTTCAACGCAAGCGCTGCTGGCGGCAAGAAGATCTCGATGGCGGATCTGATCGTGCTGGCGGGCTGCGCCGGTGTTGAGGAAGCCGCCAAGGCGGCAGGCCACCCGGTTTCGGTGCCGTTCACACCGGGCCGGACGGACGCGTCCCAGGAGCAGACCGACGCCGAAGGCTTTGCCGTTCTGGAACCGGAGGCCGATGGTTTCCGCAACTACCAGAAGGCCGCCTATAGCGTTCCGGCTGAGAAGATGCTGGTGGACCGGGCGCAGCTTTTGACCCTTGGCGCGCCGGAAATGACCGCGCTGGTTGGCGGTCTGCGGGTGCTGGGCGCGAACCATGGCGGTTCCAAGCATGGCGTGTTCACCGACCGGGTGGGCGTGCTGAGCACCGACTTCTTCACCAATATTACCGATGCGGGTGTGGAGTGGAAACCGGCAGACGATGGCACCTATGAGGGCCGTGACCGGGCCAGCGAAGCGGTGAAGTGGACCGGCACCCGGGCGGATCTGGTGTTCGGCTCCAACTCGCAGCTGCGGGCCTTGGCCGAGGTCTATGCGCAGGCAGATGGCGAAGCGGCGTTTGTACGGAACTTTGTGGCGGCCTGGGTCAAGGTGATGAACGCAGACCGGTTTGATCTGGCGGCGTAA
- a CDS encoding LysR substrate-binding domain-containing protein → MMNVTLRQMRYFEALAQHRHFGRAAGACAVSQPALSVQIKELEEALGVQLVERGARQVRLTSLGEDLAGRVRGILRSVDELGELARASREGLAGRLRIGVIPTIAPYLLPSIVGNLTRQYPEADIRVRETVTPRLLEELGEGRLDTAIVALPVSEPAFEEVALFEEDFVLVRPGEDTGKPVPGPDGLREMRLLLLEEGHCFRDQALSFCNMQSAAPRELLDGSSLSTLVQMVSAGIGVTLIPEMAVPVETRSAVVSVARFRDPQPARTIGMIWRRSNPLARQLMQVAEVVRQAAQTLRSSYSPLS, encoded by the coding sequence ATGATGAACGTGACTCTCCGCCAGATGCGCTATTTTGAGGCGCTGGCCCAGCACCGCCATTTCGGCCGTGCGGCAGGTGCCTGCGCAGTTTCACAGCCCGCTTTGTCGGTTCAGATCAAGGAGCTGGAGGAAGCGCTGGGGGTGCAGCTGGTCGAACGCGGCGCCCGCCAGGTGCGGCTCACCAGCCTGGGTGAAGACCTGGCAGGCCGGGTGCGCGGTATTTTGCGATCAGTTGATGAGCTGGGCGAGCTGGCGCGGGCGTCCCGGGAGGGGCTGGCCGGGCGGTTGCGGATCGGGGTGATTCCCACCATTGCGCCCTATTTGCTGCCGTCGATTGTCGGGAACCTGACCCGGCAATACCCGGAGGCTGACATCCGAGTGCGCGAAACCGTGACCCCAAGGCTGCTGGAAGAACTGGGAGAGGGCCGGCTGGACACGGCGATTGTGGCGCTGCCGGTTTCGGAACCGGCCTTTGAGGAGGTGGCGCTGTTCGAAGAGGATTTTGTGCTGGTGCGCCCCGGCGAGGACACCGGCAAGCCGGTTCCTGGCCCCGATGGTTTGCGCGAAATGCGTCTGCTGCTGCTGGAGGAAGGGCATTGTTTCCGCGATCAGGCGCTGTCGTTCTGCAATATGCAGTCGGCAGCCCCGCGCGAGCTGCTGGATGGCAGCTCGCTGTCGACCCTGGTGCAGATGGTCAGCGCCGGAATCGGCGTCACGCTGATTCCCGAAATGGCCGTCCCGGTCGAGACCCGCTCGGCTGTTGTCTCGGTCGCGCGCTTCCGGGACCCTCAGCCGGCCCGCACCATTGGCATGATCTGGCGCCGCAGCAACCCGCTTGCGCGGCAGTTGATGCAGGTGGCAGAAGTGGTTCGGCAGGCTGCGCAGACCCTGCGTTCCAGCTATAGTCCGTTGAGTTGA
- a CDS encoding Hint domain-containing protein produces the protein MKTGFRGTFVVSWSQTEIDGLPAAPVDALDVGAAWSWHGDAVRVDGPAELLRLDMANGEADLRRRAARSVRRLVGAAVQNRTDVDSVKVDEPLMDSSFVVTNGVQSFTVTLIEVGPGQRPLLMFVDELPPRGADLWVVHHSLGTVSADRPQGETGVICFTPGTLIATPGGPKRVERLREGEKVQTRDNGAQEILWIGSRRISGARLFVMPRLRPIRIHAGALGIDRPERELLVSPDHRMLLRGDRVRALFNTPEVLVAAGDLVNGRTILPDASVRQATYIHIMLANHQVLWANGVETESFHPSNASLTALSDSDRARLFHLQPGLERNPLGYGAYARRNLNASEAAILGHEAA, from the coding sequence ATGAAAACGGGCTTTCGTGGCACGTTTGTTGTTTCCTGGTCGCAAACCGAGATTGACGGCCTTCCGGCCGCACCGGTTGACGCTCTTGATGTAGGGGCGGCCTGGTCCTGGCATGGCGATGCTGTGCGGGTGGACGGGCCGGCAGAGCTGTTGCGGCTGGACATGGCAAATGGCGAGGCAGATTTGCGCCGCCGGGCGGCACGGTCGGTGCGCCGGCTGGTAGGTGCGGCTGTTCAAAACCGGACCGATGTCGATTCGGTCAAGGTGGACGAGCCGCTGATGGACAGCAGCTTTGTTGTGACCAACGGCGTGCAAAGTTTCACCGTGACTCTCATAGAGGTGGGGCCGGGCCAGCGCCCGCTTTTGATGTTCGTCGACGAGCTGCCGCCGCGCGGTGCTGATCTGTGGGTGGTGCATCATTCGCTGGGAACGGTCAGCGCCGATCGTCCGCAGGGCGAAACCGGTGTGATCTGCTTTACCCCGGGCACTTTGATCGCAACACCCGGCGGCCCGAAGCGGGTTGAGCGGCTGCGCGAGGGCGAAAAGGTGCAGACCCGCGACAATGGCGCCCAGGAAATCCTCTGGATCGGCTCCCGCCGGATCAGCGGCGCACGTCTGTTTGTGATGCCGCGGCTGCGCCCGATCCGCATTCACGCCGGGGCCTTGGGCATCGACCGCCCAGAGCGGGAGCTGCTGGTCTCGCCGGATCACCGGATGCTGCTGCGCGGCGACCGGGTGCGGGCGCTGTTCAATACGCCCGAAGTTCTGGTGGCGGCAGGCGATCTGGTCAACGGCCGTACAATCCTGCCCGACGCCTCGGTGCGGCAGGCGACCTATATCCATATCATGCTGGCTAATCACCAGGTGCTTTGGGCCAACGGGGTTGAGACCGAAAGCTTCCACCCCTCCAATGCATCCCTGACAGCGCTCAGCGACAGCGACCGGGCGCGGCTGTTCCATCTGCAGCCCGGGCTGGAGCGGAATCCGCTGGGTTATGGCGCCTATGCGCGCCGCAACCTCAACGCATCCGAGGCTGCGATTCTGGGCCACGAGGCGGCCTGA
- the rpsD gene encoding 30S ribosomal protein S4 — MTKRTSAKYKIDRRMGENIWGRPKSPVNRRDYGPGQHGQRRKGKLSDFGIQLRAKQKLKGYYGDLTEKQFRRIYGEAVRVNGDTGENLIGLLERRLDAVVYRAKFVATVFAARQFVNHGHVTVNGKRVNIPSYRVKEGDVIEVRDKSKQMVAVLEATQLAERDVPDYIEADHSKLKATFVRTPGLGDVPYPVLMEPNLVVEFYAKN, encoded by the coding sequence GTGACCAAACGCACGTCTGCCAAGTACAAAATCGACCGCCGCATGGGCGAAAACATCTGGGGCCGTCCGAAGTCTCCGGTCAACCGCCGCGACTATGGCCCCGGCCAGCACGGTCAGCGCCGCAAGGGCAAACTGTCCGACTTCGGCATCCAGCTGCGCGCCAAGCAGAAGCTCAAGGGCTACTACGGCGACCTGACCGAAAAGCAGTTCCGCCGCATTTACGGCGAAGCCGTGCGTGTGAACGGTGACACCGGTGAAAACCTGATCGGCCTGCTCGAGCGCCGCCTGGACGCCGTTGTCTACCGCGCCAAGTTTGTGGCAACCGTCTTTGCGGCCCGCCAGTTCGTGAACCACGGCCACGTGACCGTGAACGGTAAGCGCGTCAACATCCCGTCATACCGCGTGAAAGAGGGCGACGTGATCGAAGTCCGCGACAAGTCCAAGCAGATGGTTGCCGTTCTGGAAGCCACCCAGCTGGCCGAGCGCGACGTTCCCGATTACATCGAAGCCGACCACTCCAAGCTGAAGGCAACCTTCGTGCGCACCCCCGGCCTGGGCGACGTGCCGTACCCGGTTCTGATGGAACCGAACCTGGTTGTGGAATTCTACGCCAAGAACTAA
- a CDS encoding PA14 domain-containing protein, giving the protein MKTYLKAAAAIAVLTAASAGAAPLKLVPADPQPSGVKPGLSVVYAYPHDVKSLVEASSALKISSERGQPIAGLDNRDTEEGQNTLTSKRALNVVARITGYVKIDQPGIHNIDFLTNDGLRARVGGQVVGEYDGRQSCDSTILTEVEVPSAGWYPVDILYFQRLGTACLHMRMGPDGKRPKWMKNSAFGH; this is encoded by the coding sequence ATGAAAACCTATCTGAAGGCTGCCGCCGCGATTGCAGTCCTGACCGCCGCCTCCGCAGGCGCTGCGCCGCTGAAGCTGGTCCCGGCAGACCCGCAGCCCTCCGGCGTCAAGCCGGGTCTGTCGGTGGTCTACGCCTATCCGCATGATGTGAAGTCTCTGGTTGAGGCCTCCTCGGCGCTGAAAATCTCCAGCGAGCGGGGCCAGCCCATCGCGGGTCTCGACAACCGTGACACGGAGGAGGGGCAGAACACGCTCACTTCCAAACGGGCGCTGAACGTCGTGGCCCGGATCACTGGCTATGTGAAGATTGACCAGCCCGGCATCCACAATATCGACTTTCTCACCAATGACGGGCTGCGCGCCCGGGTCGGCGGCCAGGTGGTGGGCGAATACGATGGCCGCCAGTCCTGCGACAGCACCATCCTGACAGAAGTAGAGGTGCCGTCAGCGGGCTGGTATCCGGTTGATATCCTTTACTTCCAGCGCCTTGGCACTGCCTGTCTGCACATGCGCATGGGGCCGGACGGCAAGCGCCCGAAATGGATGAAGAACAGCGCATTTGGTCACTGA
- a CDS encoding Lrp/AsnC family transcriptional regulator, whose amino-acid sequence MSKTADQIDRSILRALQQDASLSQRELADQVGLSQNACWRRLKALNDSGLLKGSTARLDRKQLGLDLVVFVLLRTRHHSADWLLKFRRHVLTIPEVVDFHRIGGDYDYQLKVVTEDMASYDKVYQRLISGVELDSVTSYFAMEAIAEGRPLPL is encoded by the coding sequence ATGAGCAAAACAGCCGATCAAATTGACCGAAGCATTCTACGCGCGCTGCAACAGGATGCCAGCCTGTCGCAACGAGAGCTGGCCGATCAGGTGGGCCTGTCGCAGAACGCTTGCTGGCGGCGGCTGAAAGCGTTGAACGACAGCGGGCTGCTGAAGGGCTCGACTGCACGGCTCGACCGCAAGCAGCTGGGGCTGGATCTGGTGGTTTTTGTGCTGCTGCGTACCCGGCATCATTCGGCGGATTGGCTGCTGAAATTCCGCCGCCATGTGCTGACAATCCCAGAGGTGGTGGATTTCCACCGTATCGGCGGTGATTACGACTACCAGCTGAAAGTGGTGACCGAGGACATGGCCAGCTATGACAAGGTCTATCAGCGGCTGATCTCGGGGGTGGAGTTGGACAGCGTGACGTCTTACTTCGCGATGGAAGCCATCGCCGAGGGGCGCCCGCTGCCGCTGTAG